In one window of Coralliovum pocilloporae DNA:
- a CDS encoding HEAT repeat domain-containing protein has protein sequence MSVSETGKTPFGLDDAKAVFRTLVSSDYDIVRLKAVQALHQVQATDSADCLVEALRDDDEDVRIDAVSALADLGDEAVIPALLENLVYDPCGEVKLACVKALGKLGGRDAIPYLRKLVTSRSDDDEMIWDEDEAYQTEWDDWLDIQIAAIETLGRFGDEEAVEPIVLAVNDDEAQDLGPVAMEALGRIGDAALPSLGMFMNSTRRRLRYQATRAVAGLDGEKAEALLNRALDDKDASIRLVAFETLLDRDASLDLFERALGDAHEDIRIAAFARLDLAEEALLNRVLNDPSPVVQLSLINRIDPTESCERRDDTRFRTLELLSRSGNGEVAATAFGRLAAIATPLVKNELIDLFGDREDKPDDLERRQWAAVDGLAASANPDAMEWLQKACRSEFRAVRLKALTAVGVCLERGDKTLVARQQASEIVLSLALPAPAADPGDEDADIGEQEAVKDDRHALKAAGLDIGDGDADAEQGPTSSLGAILGHEEIAEELVEEAAADNSATILSPNEEILLNRARRNISRRKVALDADAASLDQETQLTAIQLLGTLPDWQGNLLSLATETDVDRATAALDGLLRSIDRFGLKAGEDALADVIPNLIVATDAGIRLRAVRLTAFLPLDKASDILLAVLGDEDANVRAEAIRLLGGMTVTAEAVTPLLGDSSSLVRQQAMRTLCVVDPAQARDHLLSFLLDNPEQSLTAYMPDDSSAAPVIGAHIADRLANDNERATWPVLLPALASLYQTNGLAVAS, from the coding sequence ATGAGTGTTTCAGAAACTGGCAAAACCCCGTTCGGCCTTGATGATGCCAAAGCGGTTTTCCGTACTCTTGTCTCCAGTGACTACGATATCGTCCGCTTGAAAGCGGTCCAGGCGCTGCACCAGGTGCAGGCGACGGACAGTGCGGATTGTCTGGTGGAAGCTCTGAGAGATGATGATGAAGACGTCCGGATTGATGCGGTCAGCGCTCTTGCTGACCTTGGCGATGAGGCTGTTATTCCGGCCTTGCTTGAAAATCTGGTTTACGACCCCTGTGGTGAGGTGAAGCTGGCCTGCGTCAAGGCTCTTGGCAAGCTCGGCGGTCGCGATGCTATTCCCTATCTCAGAAAGCTTGTCACCTCCCGCAGTGATGATGATGAGATGATCTGGGATGAGGATGAAGCCTATCAGACGGAATGGGATGACTGGCTGGATATCCAGATTGCCGCTATTGAAACCCTTGGCCGATTTGGTGATGAAGAAGCCGTTGAGCCGATTGTCCTGGCGGTCAATGATGACGAGGCGCAGGATCTGGGGCCGGTGGCCATGGAAGCTCTGGGCCGGATTGGTGATGCAGCACTGCCGTCTCTTGGCATGTTCATGAACTCGACCCGCCGCAGGCTCCGCTATCAGGCAACCCGTGCCGTTGCGGGCCTGGACGGTGAAAAGGCCGAAGCCCTGCTGAACCGTGCACTGGACGACAAGGACGCGTCTATCCGTCTGGTCGCCTTTGAAACGCTGCTTGATCGGGACGCAAGCCTTGACCTGTTCGAGCGTGCTCTGGGTGATGCCCATGAAGATATCCGCATTGCGGCTTTTGCCCGGCTTGATCTGGCGGAGGAAGCCCTGCTGAACCGGGTTCTGAATGACCCGAGCCCCGTCGTCCAGCTTTCCCTCATCAACCGGATCGACCCCACAGAATCTTGCGAGAGGCGGGATGACACGCGGTTCCGGACCCTTGAGCTTCTGTCCCGCTCCGGCAATGGCGAAGTGGCTGCCACAGCCTTTGGCCGACTGGCGGCCATTGCAACGCCGCTTGTGAAGAATGAATTGATTGACCTCTTCGGTGATCGGGAAGACAAGCCCGATGATCTGGAGCGTCGCCAGTGGGCTGCCGTGGACGGGCTTGCCGCCTCTGCAAATCCGGACGCTATGGAATGGCTGCAGAAGGCCTGCCGGTCTGAGTTTCGTGCGGTTCGTCTGAAAGCGCTTACCGCTGTTGGTGTCTGCCTTGAACGTGGCGACAAGACACTGGTTGCCCGTCAGCAGGCCAGCGAGATTGTGCTCAGTCTGGCGCTACCGGCACCTGCCGCTGATCCGGGCGATGAAGACGCGGATATCGGGGAGCAGGAAGCTGTCAAGGATGACCGGCATGCACTGAAGGCGGCAGGGCTTGATATTGGTGACGGCGATGCCGATGCAGAGCAGGGCCCGACGTCAAGCCTTGGCGCTATTCTGGGCCATGAGGAAATCGCCGAGGAACTGGTGGAAGAGGCAGCGGCTGATAATTCGGCGACCATCCTGTCTCCCAACGAGGAAATCCTGCTGAACCGGGCGCGCCGCAACATCTCCCGCCGCAAAGTGGCTCTGGATGCAGATGCGGCTTCGCTTGATCAGGAAACACAGCTGACGGCAATCCAGCTTCTGGGAACCTTGCCGGACTGGCAGGGCAATCTGCTGTCTCTTGCAACAGAGACGGATGTAGATCGCGCAACGGCTGCTCTGGATGGCTTGTTGAGGTCGATTGACCGCTTTGGTCTGAAGGCTGGCGAAGATGCTCTCGCCGATGTCATTCCGAACCTGATTGTGGCAACGGATGCCGGTATCAGATTGCGGGCCGTCCGTCTGACAGCTTTCCTTCCCCTTGATAAGGCCTCTGACATCCTGCTGGCTGTGCTCGGCGATGAAGATGCCAATGTTCGGGCAGAAGCAATCCGGCTCCTCGGTGGAATGACGGTAACGGCAGAGGCTGTCACACCTCTCTTAGGCGACAGCTCTTCTCTGGTTCGCCAACAGGCCATGCGGACTCTTTGTGTGGTTGATCCCGCTCAGGCCCGCGACCATTTGCTCTCTTTCCTTCTGGACAATCCCGAGCAATCCTTGACGGCCTATATGCCTGACGACAGCAGTGCAGCACCGGTGATCGGAGCGCATATTGCTGACCGTCTGGCCAATGACAATGAACGTGCGACCTGGCCTGTGCTCCTCCCGGCTCTGGCCAGTCTGTATCAGACTAATGGATTGGCGGTGGCGTCATGA
- a CDS encoding nitroreductase family protein, with amino-acid sequence MISPATYDSYDDDYADIVTETILSRHSVSPKVLEAPGPSTDQLRTMIKAAASAPDHGLIRPWRFIDFPGRSRKMLADVFERALLERFSDADDEDRRRAREKAARAPTLLGLVAQIAEDEMRVTRDDQIASCGAALQNILLTAHAMGYGARAMSGRAVRTESFRSAIGLADNEEFLCFIAMGTPSRCGRERQRPEPETILSVWEGWSQ; translated from the coding sequence ATGATAAGCCCGGCAACCTATGATTCCTATGACGACGACTATGCGGATATCGTCACAGAGACGATTCTGTCCCGTCATTCTGTCTCCCCGAAGGTTCTGGAAGCACCAGGGCCTTCAACGGATCAGCTCCGGACCATGATCAAGGCGGCGGCTTCCGCTCCTGATCACGGTCTGATCCGCCCGTGGCGCTTCATCGATTTTCCGGGGCGGTCCCGGAAAATGCTGGCGGATGTGTTCGAACGGGCTCTGCTTGAGCGGTTCTCGGACGCAGATGATGAAGACCGCAGGCGGGCCCGCGAAAAAGCGGCACGCGCACCCACGTTGCTGGGGCTTGTGGCCCAGATTGCTGAAGATGAGATGCGCGTGACCCGCGATGACCAGATCGCGTCCTGCGGTGCTGCGCTTCAGAATATTCTGCTGACGGCCCATGCCATGGGCTATGGCGCACGCGCCATGAGTGGCCGGGCCGTGAGAACGGAATCGTTCCGTTCTGCTATCGGTCTGGCAGATAATGAAGAATTCCTTTGTTTTATCGCCATGGGCACGCCGTCACGATGCGGTCGCGAGCGACAGAGACCTGAGCCGGAAACCATTTTGAGTGTCTGGGAAGGCTGGAGCCAATGA
- a CDS encoding plastocyanin/azurin family copper-binding protein gives MIKTTLSALCVALSLGLGAAFAAEPQHEVKQVIDLQATSSLHAFRFEPSYLRIAKGEVVRFTGSTGRHTVSSIPGMIPDGAKPFEIRGKPVMDLAFDVEGVYGVRCRVHGRHGMVMLLVVGEDRANLPTARERVKRVKPAEQVQFIDLFKKLDE, from the coding sequence ATGATCAAAACCACATTATCGGCCCTTTGTGTCGCGCTGAGCCTTGGGCTTGGCGCGGCTTTCGCTGCTGAACCGCAGCATGAAGTCAAACAGGTCATCGATCTTCAGGCAACATCAAGCCTGCATGCGTTCCGGTTTGAACCAAGCTATCTCAGGATTGCCAAAGGTGAGGTGGTCCGCTTCACAGGTTCAACCGGCAGACATACGGTGTCTTCCATTCCGGGCATGATCCCGGACGGGGCAAAGCCGTTTGAAATCCGTGGCAAGCCGGTGATGGATCTGGCCTTTGATGTGGAAGGTGTCTATGGCGTCCGCTGCCGCGTCCATGGCCGCCATGGCATGGTCATGCTGCTGGTGGTCGGTGAGGATCGCGCCAATCTGCCTACCGCACGTGAGCGGGTGAAACGGGTCAAGCCAGCGGAGCAGGTGCAGTTTATCGACCTGTTCAAGAAACTGGACGAGTAA
- a CDS encoding tetratricopeptide repeat protein: MSLTAISLDRDLKKANKLARKGRVQEARALFEAIAERYPSNQRAKDGLRQLGQDSGSGSFEGQFASLVNRYKSGSDATLLSDAVSLAEQHPDRSELHNLIGILYAAAGQTQGAIDHYQTALKLDPENTNILNNLGNAFRALKRYADAEDIFQQAIKQSPDKPELFNNLAATQKDAGKRLEAIPNYIAAIRLNPQYYHAHINLAVTLNDLKRYEEAARCCANAIEIKPDEAEAHFNLSTALYGLEQPHLAIDALRTTVQLQPDHAAAHGNLATFLLKEADYDNALQHAVLSVKAAPDRAEGYNNLACVQHALGQNQQALQTYIHTLKLRQDYPDAHHGLARVLLSLGHVDQGLDEYEWRMDRRSQSVTAPPPQLPLPSLNSLDEKVERLFVWPEQGVGDEVMFASMFKHLSSHVNADIIAGCDKRLIPLFERSFPDMTFISRDETNRYTHLPAPPDRMIASGSLLRLARKKGLPLRAEPYLKPDTDRLTLWKDRLEALPHPVSIGISWYGGNILTTRLARSIQLEDWAPILNLPANFINLQYGAHKADADRVSEALGVSIHDWDDADPLKDLDNFTAQVAALDLVISIDNSTVHFAGALGKTCFTLLPTAPDWRWMPEENPIDWYQGALQLFRQETPEDWSKPIKKVTEAARIFIENK, translated from the coding sequence ATGTCTCTGACTGCCATTTCGCTCGACCGAGACCTGAAAAAGGCCAACAAGCTCGCCCGCAAGGGTCGGGTTCAGGAAGCTCGCGCGCTTTTTGAAGCAATTGCAGAGCGCTATCCCTCAAACCAGAGAGCCAAAGACGGCTTACGGCAGCTGGGACAGGACAGCGGCTCGGGATCCTTTGAAGGCCAGTTCGCAAGTCTCGTGAACCGATACAAATCGGGTTCAGATGCGACACTTCTGTCTGATGCCGTCTCACTTGCAGAACAGCACCCAGATCGTTCAGAGCTGCATAATCTGATTGGAATTCTCTACGCTGCCGCGGGGCAGACCCAAGGCGCGATTGACCATTATCAGACAGCACTCAAGCTCGATCCCGAGAACACCAATATCCTCAACAATCTCGGGAACGCCTTCCGCGCACTGAAGCGCTATGCGGATGCGGAAGACATCTTTCAACAGGCTATCAAGCAAAGTCCTGACAAGCCGGAACTGTTCAATAATCTGGCCGCCACTCAAAAGGATGCGGGGAAACGTCTTGAGGCAATCCCCAACTATATCGCAGCCATCCGGCTCAATCCGCAATATTATCATGCTCATATCAACCTTGCGGTCACCCTGAATGATCTCAAGCGGTATGAAGAAGCTGCGCGATGCTGTGCAAATGCTATTGAGATCAAGCCAGATGAAGCTGAGGCTCATTTCAATCTCAGCACTGCGCTCTATGGCCTTGAACAACCACATCTGGCGATTGATGCATTGCGAACCACGGTCCAACTCCAACCGGATCACGCCGCAGCGCATGGCAATCTGGCAACCTTTCTGTTGAAAGAGGCTGATTACGATAACGCCTTGCAGCACGCTGTTCTCTCTGTGAAAGCCGCCCCTGACCGAGCAGAAGGTTACAACAATCTGGCCTGTGTCCAGCATGCACTTGGCCAAAACCAGCAGGCTCTGCAAACCTATATACACACTCTGAAACTAAGACAGGACTACCCGGACGCCCACCATGGTCTGGCGAGGGTTCTTCTGTCTCTGGGCCATGTGGATCAGGGACTGGACGAGTATGAATGGCGTATGGATCGCAGAAGCCAGTCGGTGACAGCCCCTCCTCCGCAACTGCCTCTGCCCTCTTTGAACAGCCTTGATGAGAAGGTCGAACGCCTCTTTGTCTGGCCGGAACAGGGCGTCGGTGACGAAGTAATGTTCGCCAGCATGTTCAAACACCTGTCCAGTCATGTGAACGCAGACATAATCGCGGGCTGTGACAAAAGGCTGATACCGCTGTTTGAGCGCTCTTTTCCGGATATGACGTTTATCAGCCGGGATGAGACCAACCGCTATACGCACCTGCCTGCCCCGCCCGACCGAATGATTGCGTCCGGCTCTCTGTTGCGTCTGGCCCGGAAGAAAGGCCTGCCGCTCAGGGCTGAGCCCTATCTCAAGCCTGATACAGACCGGCTTACTCTCTGGAAAGACCGTCTGGAGGCTTTGCCTCATCCGGTTTCCATTGGGATTTCCTGGTATGGCGGCAATATTCTGACCACCAGGCTTGCCCGATCCATCCAGCTCGAAGACTGGGCTCCCATCCTCAATCTGCCAGCCAATTTCATTAATCTGCAATATGGTGCGCACAAGGCCGACGCGGACCGGGTTTCAGAGGCACTCGGAGTTTCAATTCATGATTGGGATGATGCGGATCCGTTGAAGGATCTGGACAATTTCACAGCGCAGGTTGCCGCACTTGACCTGGTAATCAGCATCGACAACTCAACGGTGCATTTTGCTGGCGCGTTGGGAAAAACCTGCTTCACTCTGCTCCCAACCGCACCGGACTGGCGCTGGATGCCTGAAGAGAACCCGATAGACTGGTATCAGGGTGCATTACAGCTCTTCCGACAGGAAACACCGGAAGACTGGTCAAAACCGATCAAGAAGGTCACAGAGGCGGCACGTATCTTCATTGAAAACAAGTGA
- a CDS encoding sensor histidine kinase: MTVFSRFLRLLPHSLTARLPLLVITAFLTGAAVTGWTVANYYQRQNILSTAFSSGRTLLDLVRRPASAKLNGSTLLYQTRLLDQFPSQVDGEIYPLILVLDGVRYRSAVIFDSVPPRPNLLRASRQAGRQENRGEQRLADLSRNIARQDKGARLLVYLDDENVVEVQSEMLWANRYSETQSLLLGLVIFSLLLAATIPLAVSLSRPFRMLARKDGIRSPDDLGALASEEAVAVGDMLRRLQRDFDLEQESQNRSLAAISHDLRTPVTRMRLRAEMIDDETLRNKFSHDLEELSDLVSGALDLLSLGHDPEEQARFSLVTLLESLCDDYTDSGRAVDFQPEATLDLGYVGSVFSLSSAAPVDYAPNGMMLGRPNSLRRAFSNLIDNGLKFGSRVTVSVHYDSAESLLVSVQDNGPGIPDGQMEKMLLPFVRGQRANMPQGSGLGLSIAHGIIHRHGGNLSLTNQDPGLLAQVILPRDDGSSRRSDG; the protein is encoded by the coding sequence ATGACTGTATTTTCGAGATTTCTGCGACTTCTGCCGCACTCTCTCACAGCCCGTCTGCCGTTACTGGTCATTACGGCCTTCCTGACGGGCGCTGCCGTAACCGGTTGGACCGTGGCCAATTATTACCAGCGCCAGAATATCCTCAGTACAGCATTCTCATCTGGCCGAACCCTGCTTGACCTTGTCCGACGTCCCGCATCAGCGAAGCTCAACGGCAGCACCCTTCTCTATCAAACCCGGCTTCTGGATCAATTCCCCAGCCAGGTCGACGGAGAGATCTATCCGCTTATCCTGGTTCTTGATGGAGTCCGCTACAGATCAGCTGTGATTTTCGACAGTGTGCCCCCTCGCCCCAACCTTCTGCGTGCCAGCAGGCAGGCGGGCAGACAGGAGAACAGGGGCGAGCAGCGCCTTGCAGACCTTTCACGCAACATCGCCCGGCAGGACAAGGGAGCCCGGCTTCTGGTCTACCTGGATGATGAAAACGTTGTTGAGGTTCAATCAGAAATGCTCTGGGCCAACCGGTATTCCGAGACCCAGAGCCTTCTGCTTGGTCTTGTCATTTTCTCGCTTCTGCTGGCAGCAACAATCCCGTTGGCGGTTTCTCTGTCCCGACCCTTCAGAATGCTGGCGCGCAAGGATGGCATTCGCTCTCCCGACGATCTTGGCGCTCTGGCATCTGAGGAGGCCGTGGCAGTCGGCGACATGCTAAGGCGATTGCAACGGGATTTCGATCTGGAGCAGGAATCCCAGAACCGCAGCCTCGCTGCCATTTCCCATGACCTCAGAACGCCTGTCACCCGGATGCGATTGCGGGCCGAGATGATTGATGACGAGACCCTGCGCAATAAATTCAGTCATGACCTTGAAGAATTGTCTGACCTGGTCAGCGGTGCTCTTGATCTTCTGTCGCTCGGCCATGACCCTGAGGAGCAGGCCCGGTTTTCTCTTGTCACCCTGCTTGAGAGCCTGTGTGATGATTATACGGATTCCGGTCGCGCAGTTGATTTCCAGCCAGAAGCCACTCTTGATCTGGGCTATGTGGGATCAGTGTTCAGTCTCAGCAGTGCGGCACCCGTGGATTATGCCCCGAACGGCATGATGCTGGGGCGCCCCAACAGCCTGCGACGCGCCTTTTCCAATCTGATCGACAACGGGCTCAAGTTCGGATCGCGTGTCACGGTTTCCGTCCATTATGACAGTGCGGAAAGCCTTCTCGTTTCTGTTCAGGACAATGGCCCGGGCATACCTGATGGTCAAATGGAGAAGATGCTTCTTCCCTTCGTACGCGGGCAGAGGGCCAACATGCCGCAAGGCAGTGGCCTGGGCCTCAGCATCGCGCACGGCATCATCCATCGTCATGGAGGCAATCTGAGTCTGACCAATCAGGATCCCGGCCTTCTGGCCCAGGTGATCCTGCCACGCGATGATGGGTCATCCCGTCGGTCTGACGGATGA
- a CDS encoding response regulator transcription factor produces MRRVHVIEDDPEISSLLSEYLSERDFNCTVSGSVEEARTHSGDDFDILIIDIMLPGQSGLDYCKYVRQTSSVPIIILSAVKGDMERIIGIELGADDYLEKPFNPRELLARMNALLRRAQTEVSTQKPNGQIRFSGWSLDRARQQLHAPNAVLVPLSTRELSVLMELVHASPEPVSRDHISMLLDGIEVSPGDRRIDILVSRLRKKLMDTDPTADFIRSVRNEGYKFCAEFEPE; encoded by the coding sequence GTGCGTCGTGTTCATGTGATTGAGGATGATCCGGAAATCTCCTCATTGCTATCAGAGTATCTGTCAGAACGGGACTTTAACTGTACGGTTTCCGGATCGGTTGAAGAAGCTCGGACACATTCCGGCGATGATTTTGACATTCTGATCATCGACATCATGCTCCCCGGACAATCCGGGCTCGATTACTGCAAGTATGTGCGTCAGACATCCTCCGTTCCAATCATTATCCTGTCAGCGGTCAAAGGTGATATGGAACGAATTATCGGCATCGAACTGGGTGCGGATGACTATCTGGAAAAGCCGTTCAACCCAAGGGAACTTCTGGCGCGGATGAACGCGCTGCTGCGACGGGCGCAGACTGAGGTCAGCACACAGAAACCCAACGGCCAGATCCGTTTTTCCGGCTGGTCACTTGATAGGGCCCGGCAGCAACTCCATGCTCCTAATGCCGTTCTTGTTCCTCTCAGCACACGCGAGTTGTCTGTTCTGATGGAGCTGGTTCATGCATCACCTGAGCCGGTGTCACGAGACCATATCTCCATGCTGCTGGATGGTATTGAAGTCTCTCCCGGTGACCGACGCATCGATATTCTGGTCAGCCGTCTGCGCAAGAAGCTTATGGATACGGACCCGACTGCCGATTTTATCCGCTCGGTTCGCAATGAAGGTTACAAATTCTGCGCCGAGTTCGAACCGGAATGA
- a CDS encoding ABC transporter substrate-binding protein, giving the protein MKSLKFALMGAVVMLASAAHAEPKAEVLHYWTSGGEAKALKELQKAFNARGGKWVDAPVAGGGGDAQAAVLRARVLSGDPPAAVQIKGPNIKEWAEAGALGDLSEVASAQGWDDVLPEAIKDIVKYEGKYVAVPVNVHRVDWIWANPAVLAKVGAKVPTTWDEFNETAEKLKAAGIIPLAHGGQPWQDATVFETVVLGVGGIDFYRKALVELDEEALGSETMVKVFDQMRKIRGFVDPDFPGRDWNLATGMVMRGEAAMQIMGDWAKGEFVAAGKKPGVDYICAPTPSAGGYLLNSDSFAMFNVSGDDNEAGQAILAELILGEEFQETFNLFKGSVPARIGVKRDNFDECAIRSMDDMVSSAKNGTLLGSMAHEIAQAGAVRGAFIDVATAHFNSDMSSEDAASKLVDAIRLAK; this is encoded by the coding sequence ATGAAATCGCTGAAATTTGCCCTGATGGGCGCTGTTGTCATGCTGGCATCTGCGGCACATGCCGAGCCGAAGGCCGAAGTGCTCCATTACTGGACATCCGGTGGAGAGGCGAAAGCTCTGAAAGAACTTCAGAAAGCGTTCAATGCCCGCGGCGGAAAATGGGTGGATGCACCCGTTGCCGGTGGCGGCGGAGATGCGCAGGCTGCCGTTCTGCGGGCCCGCGTTCTGTCTGGTGACCCGCCTGCTGCTGTGCAGATCAAGGGGCCGAACATCAAGGAATGGGCGGAAGCAGGTGCTCTTGGCGATCTGTCCGAAGTGGCCAGTGCGCAGGGCTGGGATGATGTCCTGCCTGAAGCCATCAAGGACATCGTCAAGTATGAAGGCAAATATGTTGCCGTCCCGGTGAATGTGCATCGTGTTGACTGGATCTGGGCCAACCCCGCCGTATTGGCCAAGGTGGGAGCAAAGGTTCCGACCACCTGGGATGAGTTCAACGAAACCGCAGAAAAGCTGAAAGCCGCAGGCATTATTCCGCTGGCGCATGGTGGGCAGCCCTGGCAGGACGCAACTGTGTTTGAAACCGTTGTGCTGGGTGTTGGCGGTATCGATTTCTACAGAAAGGCGCTGGTTGAGCTCGATGAGGAGGCCCTCGGTTCCGAAACCATGGTCAAGGTCTTTGACCAGATGCGCAAAATCCGCGGCTTTGTTGACCCTGATTTCCCGGGCCGTGACTGGAACCTGGCAACAGGCATGGTGATGCGCGGAGAAGCCGCAATGCAGATCATGGGCGACTGGGCCAAGGGTGAGTTCGTCGCTGCTGGCAAGAAACCGGGCGTGGATTACATCTGTGCGCCAACACCATCCGCTGGGGGCTATCTTCTGAACTCGGACAGTTTTGCCATGTTCAATGTGTCTGGAGATGACAATGAGGCAGGCCAGGCGATCCTGGCTGAACTGATCCTGGGTGAGGAGTTTCAGGAGACCTTCAACCTCTTCAAGGGGTCTGTTCCGGCGCGGATTGGTGTGAAGCGGGACAACTTCGATGAATGCGCCATCCGGTCCATGGATGATATGGTGTCATCTGCCAAAAATGGCACACTTCTGGGCTCCATGGCTCATGAGATCGCGCAGGCCGGTGCTGTTCGCGGTGCCTTCATTGATGTGGCAACAGCGCATTTCAACTCGGATATGTCGTCGGAAGACGCGGCCAGCAAGCTGGTTGATGCAATCCGTCTTGCCAAATAA
- a CDS encoding carbohydrate ABC transporter permease produces MARPSAGGSWRLDRLIPQIVVSPGFLAILLFVYGFILWTGYVSMTKSRMLPKYDFAGLIQYERLFQMDRWNVAINNLFVFGVLFILVSIVIGCLLAVLLDQKIRAEGFIRTVYLYPMAISFIITGTAWKWIMNPSLGLETVVRSWGWESFSFGWTVDQDLAVYALVMAAVWQSSGFVMALFLSALRSVDQDIIKAASLDGATPFRIYTRIILPSMRPVFMSAVVILSHLAIKSFDLVVALTGGGPGYASTLPANFMYEMTFRRNEIGVGAASAMVMLATVAAIMVPYLYSELRGQKHD; encoded by the coding sequence ATGGCACGCCCGTCAGCCGGGGGTTCGTGGCGCCTTGATCGTCTGATCCCGCAAATTGTTGTCTCGCCGGGTTTTCTGGCCATCCTGCTCTTTGTCTACGGTTTCATTCTGTGGACGGGTTATGTCTCCATGACCAAGTCCCGCATGCTGCCGAAATACGACTTTGCCGGACTGATCCAGTATGAGCGCCTGTTTCAGATGGATCGCTGGAATGTGGCCATCAACAATCTCTTTGTCTTTGGGGTCCTGTTTATTCTGGTCTCGATTGTGATTGGTTGTCTCTTGGCCGTGTTGCTCGATCAGAAAATCAGAGCAGAAGGCTTTATCCGCACCGTCTATCTTTATCCGATGGCAATTTCCTTCATCATCACGGGAACGGCCTGGAAATGGATCATGAACCCATCTCTTGGCCTGGAAACCGTGGTCCGATCCTGGGGTTGGGAAAGCTTCTCCTTTGGCTGGACAGTGGATCAGGACCTGGCGGTCTATGCCCTCGTCATGGCGGCCGTCTGGCAGTCGAGCGGCTTTGTCATGGCTCTGTTTCTCTCGGCCCTTCGCAGTGTCGATCAGGATATCATCAAAGCGGCCAGCCTGGATGGAGCAACACCGTTCCGCATTTACACGCGGATCATTCTGCCCTCCATGCGTCCGGTCTTCATGAGTGCGGTGGTCATCCTCTCGCATCTGGCCATCAAGAGCTTTGATCTGGTGGTGGCGCTGACGGGCGGCGGGCCGGGTTATGCCTCAACCTTGCCAGCCAATTTCATGTACGAGATGACCTTCCGCCGCAATGAAATCGGTGTCGGTGCAGCATCCGCAATGGTCATGCTGGCAACGGTGGCGGCGATCATGGTGCCATATCTGTACTCGGAACTGAGGGGGCAGAAACATGATTAA
- a CDS encoding carbohydrate ABC transporter permease codes for MIKSAPLNGDGGMSKLAGRCLIWTALVVFALWFLLPAYVVVGTSLKDLEEIRGGSLLALPHEINLDAWRFAWSEACIGVECTGLEPYFWNSVAMAVPAVLLSTFLGAITGYSLTKWQFRGANIVFALILFGCFVPFQVVILPMAQTLGILRITNTVYGLILVHTVYGLAFTTLFFRNYYVTIPDELVRAATIDGAGFFTIFFRIILPLSPPIIVVSVIWQFTQIWNDFLFGASFTTGGTQPIMVAMNNLVNTTTGVKQYNVDMAAALITAAPTILVYIIAGRYFVRGLTAGSVKG; via the coding sequence ATGATTAAGTCTGCACCATTGAATGGCGACGGCGGTATGTCAAAGCTGGCTGGCCGTTGTCTGATCTGGACCGCGCTTGTGGTCTTCGCGCTCTGGTTCCTGTTGCCCGCCTATGTGGTGGTTGGCACATCCCTCAAGGATCTGGAAGAGATACGCGGCGGTTCGCTGCTGGCTCTGCCACATGAAATCAATCTCGATGCCTGGCGGTTTGCCTGGAGTGAGGCCTGTATCGGTGTGGAATGTACCGGACTTGAACCCTATTTCTGGAACTCGGTGGCCATGGCGGTTCCTGCCGTTCTCCTGTCCACCTTCCTTGGAGCGATCACGGGTTATTCGCTGACGAAATGGCAGTTCAGAGGCGCGAATATCGTCTTTGCCCTGATCTTGTTCGGCTGTTTTGTGCCGTTTCAGGTCGTCATCCTGCCCATGGCCCAGACATTGGGTATTCTGAGGATCACGAATACGGTCTATGGCCTCATTCTGGTCCATACCGTCTATGGTCTGGCCTTCACCACACTGTTTTTCCGCAATTACTACGTCACCATCCCTGATGAGCTGGTCCGGGCTGCAACAATCGACGGGGCCGGGTTCTTCACCATCTTCTTCCGTATCATCTTGCCTTTGTCGCCGCCCATTATCGTGGTCTCGGTCATCTGGCAGTTCACCCAGATCTGGAATGACTTCCTGTTTGGCGCAAGTTTCACCACTGGCGGAACCCAGCCGATCATGGTGGCCATGAACAATCTGGTGAACACCACGACCGGGGTGAAACAATACAATGTGGATATGGCTGCCGCGCTGATCACGGCAGCTCCCACAATACTCGTCTACATCATTGCCGGGCGCTATTTCGTCCGCGGTCTGACCGCTGGCTCCGTGAAAGGGTAG